Proteins co-encoded in one Chloroflexota bacterium genomic window:
- a CDS encoding formylglycine-generating enzyme family protein, translated as MGEEAWWEVARLTIGYMGIIQQRDEAASAVVRALIQREPGEPGQAAVLAGEAVHDAWPGGVTREARKDVIEALVRTMRDDGRVPPVTRAAAGRALAKLGDPRRGVGLNEESLPDILWSERIEPGPFVMGNTKETDEMAYDDEAPQFTCHLITCPYRISRYPITVAQYRAFVEAGGYRERRYWTRAGWAWKEESGITGPEDYGEPFTLDNHPQVGVSWYEAVAFTRWLSEQTGLDIRLPTEAQWERAARHTDGRRYPWSSDPQARPDPNKMNYNETDIDSTSAVGCFPGGKAECGAEDMSGNIWEWCSTKWRDDYDEYEKKVDDGLEGDEGRVLRGGSFGSYHGGARCAVRVRYDPSGRDWGNGFRVVLLPSTSEL; from the coding sequence ATGGGCGAGGAGGCCTGGTGGGAGGTGGCGCGGCTCACCATCGGCTATATGGGCATCATTCAGCAGCGGGATGAGGCCGCGAGCGCCGTGGTGCGGGCGCTGATTCAGCGGGAACCCGGGGAGCCGGGACAAGCCGCGGTGCTGGCCGGGGAGGCGGTGCACGACGCGTGGCCCGGCGGGGTAACCCGGGAGGCCAGGAAAGACGTCATCGAGGCCCTGGTGCGCACCATGCGAGACGACGGCCGCGTCCCGCCCGTCACGCGAGCGGCGGCCGGTCGCGCCCTGGCCAAACTGGGTGACCCACGCCGCGGCGTGGGCCTGAATGAGGAAAGCCTGCCCGACATCCTCTGGAGCGAGCGCATCGAGCCCGGCCCCTTCGTCATGGGGAATACGAAAGAAACGGATGAGATGGCTTATGATGACGAAGCACCGCAATTCACCTGTCACCTCATCACCTGCCCCTACCGCATCAGCCGCTATCCCATCACCGTGGCCCAATACCGGGCCTTCGTCGAGGCCGGGGGTTACCGCGAGCGACGCTATTGGACGAGGGCGGGCTGGGCATGGAAAGAGGAAAGCGGCATCACCGGCCCGGAGGACTACGGCGAGCCCTTCACCCTGGACAATCATCCCCAGGTGGGGGTGAGCTGGTATGAGGCCGTGGCCTTTACCCGCTGGCTCTCCGAGCAGACGGGACTAGACATCCGGCTCCCGACAGAGGCCCAGTGGGAGCGGGCGGCGCGGCACACCGACGGCCGACGCTACCCCTGGAGCTCAGATCCCCAGGCGAGACCTGACCCCAACAAGATGAACTACAACGAGACCGACATCGACAGCACGAGCGCCGTGGGCTGCTTCCCCGGCGGCAAGGCGGAGTGCGGCGCCGAGGATATGAGTGGCAACATCTGGGAATGGTGCAGCACGAAATGGAGGGACGATTACGACGAGTATGAGAAAAAGGTTGATGACGGGTTAGAGGGGGATGAAGGTCGGGTGTTGCGTGGCGGGTCCTTCGGCAGCTATCACGGGGGCGCGCGCTGCGCCGTCCGCGTCAGGTACGACCCGAGCGGCCGTGACTGGGGCAACGGGTTTCGGGTGGTGCTTCTCCCATCTACCTCTGAACTCTGA